TTAAACCAGGTTTATTACAACATCAATATTACCTCTTGTTGCTTTGGAATACGGACATGTCTGATGCGCTTCATATACAAGACTTTGTGCCAATTCATGGTCAATACCTGGCAAACTCACATTGAGACGGGCCTGAAGAAAATAACCTCCTTCACCGGTTCCAAGATCAATTTCTGTATCAACGGCGGTATCGACCGGAAGTTTAATTTTCGATTTACCTGCGGCAATTCCAATTGCACCAATAAAACAGGCCGACCAGCCGGCTGCCAAAAGTTGTTCAGGATTTGTTCCTTTACCCGAAGTACCAGGTGAGGAAAGTTTAATATCAAGACGATTATCTGAACTTCGGGAAAAACCATCGCGGCCACCGGTTGTATGGGTTTTTCCTGTATAAAGTACTTTTTCGATTTGGTTGATTGCGTTCGTTTCCATTGTTTTATTTTTTATTTTTTTAAATTGATGTATCAAAATTAACCTCTCTCCTGCCCGTTTGAAATGAATAAATAGTCGGATTGGACGAAGTTGAAGTTGGGTTGGTCATCGCCGAACCTGAATTCGGCAGAGCCGTATTTTAATCTTTCCAGAGTAGTGATTTGCATGCTGTACTCAGTCCTATACAAAAGCCATTGAAGCCTAAAACATTCAGGTTTTCACTTGTCCAGTTCAGCCTTGAATTTGCCTGACTGAGCCTTTTTCCAATTCCCGTTTTTCATTGAAGGATATACTTTTGATGAAAAATAATATGATATGAGCACCTCACAACAAAACAGTTATAAAAGAAAGGCAGTTGTATTGCTTGCCATTTTGTTCGTTGCCTTCATAGGCTTTCAGGCAACAAGTCCGGACATATCAGAACGGCCGGTAACAGGAGAATTTAAGGGACCGGAAGATGTGGCGAATATTTTCAAGCGTTCCTGCTACGACTGTCATTCCAACGAAACAAACCTTAACTGGTATGACAAAATCGCGCCGTTTTCTCACATCGTTGCGGCTGATGTGAACAAAGCCAGAAAACGGTTTAATTTTTCAGAGTGGGACAGCATACCAAAAGCAGATCAGGAAGCTAAGTTGTGGTATATGGTCAATATGATTGATGCAAAAAAAATGCCGCTTCCCTCTTACACCGCCATTCATCCAGCAGCGAAAGTTTCTGACAAAGAGCTGGTTATTTTGAAAAATTATGTAACCGGACTTTCAGCGAAAATTCATGAAAAGGGCGATACGGCAACAATTAAAAAATCTGAACATAATGCA
The nucleotide sequence above comes from Dyadobacter subterraneus. Encoded proteins:
- a CDS encoding organic hydroperoxide resistance protein, which encodes METNAINQIEKVLYTGKTHTTGGRDGFSRSSDNRLDIKLSSPGTSGKGTNPEQLLAAGWSACFIGAIGIAAGKSKIKLPVDTAVDTEIDLGTGEGGYFLQARLNVSLPGIDHELAQSLVYEAHQTCPYSKATRGNIDVVINLV
- a CDS encoding heme-binding domain-containing protein; this encodes MSTSQQNSYKRKAVVLLAILFVAFIGFQATSPDISERPVTGEFKGPEDVANIFKRSCYDCHSNETNLNWYDKIAPFSHIVAADVNKARKRFNFSEWDSIPKADQEAKLWYMVNMIDAKKMPLPSYTAIHPAAKVSDKELVILKNYVTGLSAKIHEKGDTATIKKSEHNAPTNHTAQSNNFPESVNGIRYFDDYKNWKVISSTNRFDNGTMRLIYGNDIAVKAIKEDKIKPWPNGAIIVKVVWNSQHEDKNGNISTGNFNNVQMMIRDDKKFKATEGWGFARFSGLDLVPYGKTISFATSCINCHKLVPENGFVFDIPTKK